Proteins encoded in a region of the Halosimplex halophilum genome:
- the katG gene encoding catalase/peroxidase HPI → MSNNEPNPQTRKSNRDWWPNSLDLSALDQNARDPGPYDEDFDYAEAFQELDLEEVKADIEEAITTPKEWWPADYDHYGPLMIRMAWHSAGTYRAYDGRGGAAGGRQRFAPINSWPDNANLDKARRLLQPVKQKYGRNLSWADLIILAGNVAIESMGFKTFGFGGGREDAFEPDEAVDWGPEQEWEADDRFEEPGGIQEGLGASVMGLIYVNPEGPKGEPDPEASAKNIRQTFSRMAMDDRQTAALIAGGHTFGKVHGADNPEEAHDPEPEAAPIENMGLGWQDGETAKEEGVTTSGIEGPWTQNPTWWDMGYVNNLLDYEWEPEKGPGGAWQWTPKDGELEGSAPDALDDDERATPMMLTTDIALKRDPDYREIMEDFQESPMEFGMAFAEAWYKLTHRDMGPPERLLGPEVPDETKIWQDPLPDRDFDLVDDEQVEELKAEILDSDLSRSQLVKTAWASASTYRDSDKRGGANGARIRLEPQRSWEVNEPAQLEAALETYESIQAEFNDAQADDTRVSLADLIVLGGNAAVEQAAADAGYDVTVPFEPGRVDATAEQTDEDSFEALKPKTDGFRNYVADDVDRPVEQLLVDRADLLDLSPEEMTALVGGMRALGATYQDSDLGVFTDRPGALTNDFFVNLLDMGYEWEPADGRDQVYEGYDRDTGELEWKGTRFDLIFGSNSRLRAIAEVYGSEDGEEELVEDFVDAWSTVMRADRFDLE, encoded by the coding sequence ATGAGCAACAACGAGCCGAATCCCCAGACACGGAAGAGCAACCGTGACTGGTGGCCGAACTCGCTGGACCTGAGTGCCCTCGACCAGAACGCGCGCGACCCCGGACCCTACGACGAGGACTTCGACTACGCGGAGGCGTTCCAGGAGCTCGACCTGGAGGAGGTGAAGGCGGACATCGAGGAGGCGATCACGACGCCCAAGGAGTGGTGGCCGGCCGACTACGACCACTACGGCCCCCTCATGATCCGCATGGCGTGGCACAGCGCCGGGACCTACCGCGCCTACGACGGCCGCGGCGGCGCGGCCGGCGGGCGACAGCGCTTCGCGCCCATCAACAGCTGGCCCGACAACGCCAACCTCGACAAGGCGCGGCGCCTGCTCCAACCGGTCAAGCAGAAGTACGGCCGCAACCTCTCGTGGGCGGACCTGATCATTCTGGCGGGCAACGTCGCCATCGAGTCGATGGGCTTCAAGACGTTCGGCTTCGGCGGCGGCCGCGAGGACGCCTTCGAGCCCGACGAGGCCGTCGACTGGGGGCCCGAACAGGAGTGGGAGGCCGACGACCGCTTCGAGGAGCCCGGCGGGATCCAGGAGGGGCTCGGCGCCTCCGTCATGGGCCTCATCTACGTGAACCCCGAGGGCCCGAAGGGCGAGCCCGACCCGGAGGCCTCCGCGAAGAACATCCGCCAGACGTTCTCGCGGATGGCGATGGACGACAGGCAGACGGCGGCGCTGATCGCCGGCGGCCACACCTTCGGGAAGGTCCACGGCGCGGACAACCCCGAGGAGGCCCACGACCCCGAGCCCGAGGCCGCCCCCATCGAGAACATGGGCCTCGGCTGGCAGGACGGCGAGACCGCCAAGGAAGAGGGCGTCACCACCAGCGGCATCGAGGGACCGTGGACGCAGAACCCGACCTGGTGGGACATGGGCTACGTCAACAACCTGCTCGACTACGAGTGGGAGCCCGAGAAGGGCCCCGGCGGCGCCTGGCAGTGGACGCCCAAGGACGGCGAACTGGAGGGCTCGGCCCCCGACGCGCTGGACGACGACGAGCGGGCCACCCCCATGATGCTCACGACGGACATCGCGCTGAAGCGCGACCCCGACTACCGCGAGATCATGGAGGACTTCCAGGAGAGCCCGATGGAGTTCGGGATGGCCTTCGCCGAGGCCTGGTACAAGCTGACCCACCGCGACATGGGTCCGCCCGAGCGCCTGCTCGGCCCCGAGGTGCCCGACGAGACGAAGATCTGGCAGGACCCGCTGCCCGACCGGGACTTCGACCTGGTCGACGACGAGCAGGTCGAGGAGCTCAAGGCGGAGATCCTCGACAGCGACCTCTCGCGGTCGCAGCTGGTCAAGACCGCGTGGGCCTCGGCGTCGACCTACCGCGACAGCGACAAGCGCGGCGGCGCCAACGGCGCCCGGATCCGCCTCGAACCCCAGCGTAGCTGGGAGGTCAACGAGCCGGCCCAGCTGGAGGCGGCCCTGGAGACCTACGAGTCGATCCAGGCCGAGTTCAACGACGCCCAGGCCGACGACACGCGCGTCTCGCTGGCGGACCTCATCGTGCTGGGCGGCAACGCGGCCGTCGAGCAGGCCGCCGCCGACGCCGGCTACGACGTGACCGTGCCGTTCGAGCCCGGGCGCGTCGACGCGACGGCCGAGCAGACCGACGAGGACTCCTTCGAGGCGCTCAAGCCGAAGACCGACGGGTTCCGTAACTACGTCGCCGACGACGTCGACCGCCCGGTCGAGCAGCTGCTGGTCGACAGGGCGGACCTGCTGGACCTGAGCCCCGAGGAGATGACGGCGCTGGTCGGCGGCATGCGCGCGCTGGGCGCGACTTACCAGGACTCCGACCTCGGCGTGTTCACCGACCGGCCGGGCGCGCTGACCAACGACTTCTTCGTCAACCTGCTCGACATGGGCTACGAGTGGGAGCCCGCCGACGGCCGCGACCAGGTCTACGAGGGCTACGACCGCGACACCGGCGAACTCGAGTGGAAGGGGACCCGCTTCGACCTCATCTTCGGGTCGAACTCCCGCCTGCGCGCCATCGCGGAGGTCTACGGCTCCGAGGACGGCGAGGAAGAACTCGTCGAAGACTTCGTCGACGCCTGGAGCACGGTCATGCGGGCCGACCGCTTCGACCTGGAGTGA
- the arsN2 gene encoding arsenic resistance N-acetyltransferase ArsN2, which translates to MAGPVVALDPADPSAEYLESVLAEAGLPTEDLGRDAVDCYVARASGERVGVGGLERHGRDGLLRSVAVEPEHRGAGYGAAIVDGLEREASDAGVDRLFLLTTTASDFFAGLGYESVEREDVPAAIRATEQFAELCPASATVMRKSL; encoded by the coding sequence ATGGCCGGACCCGTCGTCGCGCTCGACCCGGCGGACCCGTCTGCCGAGTACCTCGAATCGGTCCTGGCCGAGGCCGGCCTGCCGACCGAGGACCTCGGGCGCGACGCCGTCGACTGCTACGTCGCGCGTGCGTCGGGCGAGCGGGTCGGCGTCGGCGGGCTCGAACGCCACGGGCGCGACGGCCTGCTCCGGTCGGTCGCGGTCGAGCCCGAACACAGGGGAGCGGGCTACGGCGCCGCCATCGTCGACGGCCTCGAACGGGAGGCCAGCGACGCCGGCGTCGACCGGCTCTTCCTGCTCACCACGACCGCGAGCGACTTTTTCGCCGGACTGGGCTACGAATCGGTCGAACGCGAGGACGTACCGGCGGCGATCCGGGCCACCGAGCAGTTCGCGGAGCTGTGTCCGGCGAGCGCGACGGTCATGCGGAAGTCGCTGTAG
- a CDS encoding M48 family metallopeptidase yields MIELHVAFLALLVGTEAFFTWLAALNVRHGAAAVTRESEWFDDRLDVEDTDELLGYQRATTGASQLESWVGLGLVLLVLYSGLLADAVAAVESLGFGTVPSGVVFFLGAVAVLQLSSLPFDFFDTFVVEEIFGFNEASPKLWVRDKLVGLAVALAFTAVIGAAVMWVVEAFPGLWWVGAWALFVAFSLSMMVIYPRVIAPLFNDFEPVEEGELRDAVADVFDRAGFECSQIYVMDASRRSGHSNAYFVGFGATKRVVLFDTLVEQMETEELQGVLAHELAHWKKAHIWKRVGASAVQMGIVLFVAYQLVTGPWLYEMFGLATGAGKPLYAGLLLAGLVLQPLTRLTSPIENRLSLAHEREADAFAVEVMGDGEPMVDALTRLASENLSNPFPHPLYETFHYTHPPIPERVREIRRRAGGSAASDGDATDASAG; encoded by the coding sequence ATGATAGAACTCCACGTCGCCTTCCTCGCCCTGCTGGTCGGGACGGAGGCGTTTTTCACCTGGCTCGCGGCGCTGAACGTCCGCCACGGCGCCGCGGCGGTCACCCGGGAGTCCGAGTGGTTCGACGACCGCCTCGACGTCGAGGACACCGACGAACTGCTCGGCTACCAGCGCGCGACGACCGGGGCCTCCCAGCTGGAGTCGTGGGTCGGGCTCGGGCTGGTCCTGCTGGTGCTGTACTCGGGTCTGCTGGCCGACGCCGTCGCCGCCGTCGAGTCGCTCGGCTTCGGTACCGTGCCCTCCGGCGTCGTCTTCTTCCTCGGCGCCGTGGCCGTCCTCCAGCTCTCCTCGCTGCCCTTCGATTTCTTCGACACCTTCGTCGTCGAGGAGATCTTCGGGTTCAACGAGGCGTCGCCGAAACTCTGGGTCCGCGACAAGCTCGTCGGCCTCGCCGTCGCGCTGGCGTTCACCGCCGTCATCGGGGCGGCGGTCATGTGGGTCGTCGAGGCGTTCCCGGGGCTGTGGTGGGTCGGCGCCTGGGCGCTGTTCGTCGCCTTCTCGCTTTCGATGATGGTGATCTACCCCCGGGTGATCGCCCCGCTGTTCAACGACTTCGAGCCCGTCGAGGAGGGCGAACTCCGCGACGCCGTCGCGGACGTGTTCGACCGCGCGGGCTTCGAGTGTTCGCAGATCTACGTGATGGACGCCAGCCGGCGCAGCGGCCACTCCAACGCCTACTTCGTCGGCTTCGGCGCGACCAAGCGCGTCGTCCTCTTCGACACGCTGGTCGAGCAGATGGAGACCGAGGAGCTCCAGGGCGTGCTCGCCCACGAACTGGCCCACTGGAAGAAAGCCCACATCTGGAAACGCGTCGGCGCCTCGGCGGTGCAGATGGGGATCGTCCTGTTCGTCGCCTACCAGCTCGTGACCGGCCCGTGGCTCTACGAGATGTTCGGGCTCGCGACGGGCGCCGGCAAGCCGCTCTACGCCGGCCTGCTGCTGGCCGGGCTCGTGCTCCAGCCGCTCACGCGGCTCACCAGCCCGATCGAGAACAGGCTCTCGCTGGCCCACGAGCGGGAGGCCGACGCCTTCGCCGTCGAGGTGATGGGCGACGGCGAGCCGATGGTCGACGCGCTCACCCGGCTCGCCAGCGAGAACCTCTCGAACCCGTTCCCACACCCCCTCTACGAGACGTTCCACTACACCCACCCGCCGATCCCCGAGCGGGTGCGCGAGATCCGTCGGCGGGCCGGCGGGTCGGCCGCGAGCGACGGCGACGCGACCGACGCGTCGGCGGGATAG
- a CDS encoding RraA family protein: MTLTPEKRDRLENLHSALINDITDEMGIDDNVIPGTRIRPVWSKEPTVGTAHTAQRVDIGYAEGEWDPEDGDDGEGEAVEDDRDAEDIDFFQYLEATDEGDFVVMAAPKDTEVGLWGELLSTIVQENGATGALIDGPTRDSTMIEQHEFPVWSDGHSAIESFGRVSFREWDVPVEVHDVTIAPGDVIFADYQSIAVIDPDIVDEVLERGEEELEQENNVRRDIRDGDSVYEVWDRYGTL; the protein is encoded by the coding sequence ATGACGCTCACACCCGAGAAGCGCGACCGCCTGGAGAACCTCCACAGCGCCCTGATCAACGACATCACCGACGAGATGGGTATCGACGACAACGTCATCCCCGGCACCCGCATCCGTCCCGTCTGGTCGAAGGAGCCGACCGTCGGGACCGCCCACACCGCCCAGCGCGTCGACATCGGCTACGCCGAGGGCGAGTGGGACCCCGAGGACGGCGACGACGGCGAAGGCGAGGCCGTCGAGGACGACCGCGACGCCGAGGACATCGACTTCTTCCAGTACCTCGAAGCCACCGACGAGGGCGACTTCGTCGTCATGGCCGCGCCGAAGGACACCGAGGTCGGGCTGTGGGGCGAGCTCCTCAGCACCATCGTCCAGGAGAACGGCGCGACCGGCGCGCTCATCGACGGCCCGACGCGGGACTCGACGATGATCGAGCAACACGAGTTCCCCGTCTGGTCGGACGGCCACAGCGCCATCGAGTCGTTCGGCCGCGTCAGTTTCCGCGAGTGGGACGTGCCCGTCGAGGTCCACGACGTGACCATCGCGCCCGGCGACGTGATCTTCGCCGACTACCAGTCGATCGCCGTCATCGACCCCGACATCGTCGACGAGGTGCTCGAACGGGGCGAGGAGGAACTCGAACAGGAGAACAACGTCCGCCGGGACATCCGCGACGGCGACAGCGTCTACGAGGTGTGGGACCGCTACGGCACGCTGTGA
- a CDS encoding cold-shock protein, whose translation MASGKVDFFNDTGGYGFIETEDADDDVFFHMEDVGGPDLEEGQEVEFDIEQADKGPRATNLERL comes from the coding sequence ATGGCATCCGGTAAGGTTGATTTCTTCAACGACACGGGCGGTTACGGTTTCATCGAGACTGAGGACGCTGACGACGACGTTTTCTTCCACATGGAGGACGTGGGCGGTCCGGACCTCGAAGAGGGACAGGAAGTGGAGTTCGACATCGAGCAGGCCGACAAGGGCCCGCGCGCGACGAACCTGGAGCGCCTCTAA
- a CDS encoding TIGR00266 family protein, translating to MEHEISHRPSYAQLTLDLGPGESVRSEAGAMVSKSPSVEVETSAEGGILKSISRSLFGGESFFMNTFSAPDGGQIQLAPALSGDVQHHRLDDETLYVQSSSFLASDPTVEVDTEFGGAKTFFGGEGLFLLRLSGSGPVFLSSYGAIDEHEVGAGESFVVDTGHIVAFEESLSFDVRKVGGLKSTLFSGEGLVCEFSGEGTVWTQTRSPDAFLSWLIPKIPQRNTTTTTT from the coding sequence ATGGAGCACGAGATCTCCCACAGGCCGTCGTACGCGCAGCTGACGCTCGACCTCGGGCCCGGCGAGTCCGTCCGCTCGGAGGCGGGCGCGATGGTGAGCAAGTCGCCCTCGGTCGAGGTGGAGACCAGCGCGGAGGGGGGCATCCTCAAGTCCATCTCGCGGTCGCTGTTCGGCGGCGAATCGTTCTTCATGAACACGTTCTCGGCGCCCGACGGCGGGCAGATCCAGCTGGCGCCGGCCCTCTCGGGCGACGTGCAGCACCACCGGCTCGACGACGAGACGCTGTACGTCCAGTCGTCGTCGTTCCTGGCCTCGGATCCCACGGTCGAGGTGGACACCGAGTTCGGCGGCGCGAAGACGTTCTTCGGCGGCGAGGGACTGTTTCTCCTGCGGCTGTCGGGGAGCGGACCCGTGTTCCTGTCGAGCTACGGCGCCATCGACGAACACGAGGTCGGGGCCGGCGAGTCGTTCGTCGTCGACACGGGCCACATCGTCGCCTTCGAGGAGTCGCTGTCGTTCGACGTGCGGAAGGTGGGCGGGCTGAAGTCGACGCTGTTCAGCGGCGAGGGGCTGGTCTGCGAGTTCTCCGGCGAGGGGACCGTCTGGACTCAGACCCGAAGCCCCGACGCGTTCCTCTCGTGGCTGATCCCGAAGATCCCCCAGCGCAACACGACCACGACGACCACCTGA
- a CDS encoding DUF429 domain-containing protein, with protein MSDAGEPLYVGAAWSEGSWFAVAFDREGFDHAAVFAEVGDLWVRYEETAERVLVDVPVGLVEEGEEGRRCDDLARRVLGPMSGAVVTPPVREATRKRRYPAAQRVNERKAGRGISERAFELSDAIVAVDELLQNVPEARAAFAESHPEVCFRALAGEPLEHGKAYAAGYAERMRTLARHDRDAPPVVQAAAEATEGHEVAVADVLDAVALAYTAAPGAGELRTLPADPPTDAEGLPMAVTYRAESALTTE; from the coding sequence ATGAGCGACGCCGGGGAACCGCTGTACGTCGGCGCGGCCTGGTCCGAGGGCTCGTGGTTCGCGGTGGCGTTCGACCGCGAGGGGTTCGACCACGCCGCCGTCTTCGCGGAGGTGGGCGACCTGTGGGTCCGCTACGAGGAGACCGCCGAGCGGGTCCTCGTGGACGTGCCGGTCGGCCTCGTCGAGGAGGGCGAAGAGGGGCGCCGCTGCGACGACCTCGCACGGCGCGTGCTGGGGCCGATGAGCGGCGCGGTCGTCACGCCGCCGGTGCGGGAGGCGACGCGCAAGCGGCGTTACCCCGCCGCCCAGCGGGTCAACGAGCGCAAGGCCGGCCGGGGCATCTCCGAGCGGGCGTTCGAACTGAGCGACGCCATCGTCGCTGTCGACGAGCTCCTGCAGAACGTCCCCGAGGCCCGGGCGGCGTTCGCGGAGAGCCACCCCGAGGTCTGCTTCCGCGCGCTCGCGGGCGAGCCGCTGGAACACGGGAAGGCCTACGCCGCGGGGTACGCCGAGCGGATGCGGACGCTCGCCCGCCACGACCGCGACGCGCCGCCGGTCGTCCAGGCCGCCGCCGAGGCCACCGAGGGCCACGAGGTCGCCGTCGCCGACGTGCTCGACGCGGTCGCGCTGGCCTACACCGCCGCCCCCGGCGCGGGCGAACTCCGGACGCTCCCGGCGGACCCGCCGACCGACGCCGAGGGGCTCCCGATGGCCGTCACGTACCGGGCCGAGAGCGCGCTCACGACCGAGTGA
- a CDS encoding sulfatase, producing MAAQPNVVVVVADTTRVDDAYDSQVAPTLAELATSGTRATRAVSAAPWTLPSHASLLTGAPPSAHGAHADHERLDDRLPVLPEPFRAAGYETVCVSNNTWLSAESGFDRGFDEFRQMWQLVQSDNALSELVDETEQSRARLVARKLFDGNPLVNAANTLYRGFVRDRADDGAERSTAWIADWLADRSSDDPFFLLVNYLEPHLEYRPPRETTERHLPEGATYEEAMEVPQEPWEYLAGDIDLSDRDLALIRALYRGEITYFDEQLAALRTALQAAGEWEDTVLVVTADHGENIGDHGLMDHQYCLYDTLVRVPLVLHGGAFTGGTDLDDLVSLLDLPPTLLDAAGIEAPDVREGFHGTSFHPDAETPAREFAVSEYMAPQPSMAALERNLGRVPDDLRTYDRSLRAIRTDEYKLVRGSDGSERLYDLDADPGETSDVSESHPAVVADLTDALDDWLDSVDAAGERESVSIGAERKARLEQLGYLQ from the coding sequence ATGGCCGCACAGCCGAACGTCGTCGTCGTCGTCGCCGACACCACGCGAGTCGACGACGCCTACGACTCGCAGGTCGCGCCGACCCTCGCAGAGCTCGCCACCTCGGGGACCCGCGCCACGCGGGCCGTCTCGGCGGCCCCGTGGACGCTCCCCTCCCACGCCTCGCTGCTGACCGGGGCCCCGCCCTCGGCACACGGGGCCCACGCCGACCACGAGCGCCTGGACGACCGACTCCCGGTGCTGCCCGAACCGTTCCGGGCGGCGGGCTACGAGACCGTCTGCGTCTCCAACAACACCTGGCTCAGCGCCGAGTCGGGCTTCGACCGGGGCTTCGACGAGTTCCGCCAGATGTGGCAGCTCGTCCAGTCCGACAACGCCCTCTCCGAGCTCGTCGACGAGACCGAACAGAGCCGCGCCCGCCTCGTCGCGCGGAAGCTCTTCGACGGCAACCCCCTCGTCAACGCCGCCAACACGCTCTACCGGGGGTTCGTCCGCGACCGCGCCGACGACGGCGCCGAGCGGTCGACGGCGTGGATCGCCGACTGGCTCGCCGACCGGTCGAGCGACGACCCGTTCTTCCTGCTGGTCAACTACCTCGAACCGCACCTCGAATACCGGCCGCCCCGCGAGACGACCGAACGGCACCTCCCGGAGGGTGCCACCTACGAGGAGGCGATGGAGGTGCCCCAGGAGCCCTGGGAGTATCTCGCCGGCGATATCGACCTCTCCGACCGAGATCTGGCCCTCATCAGGGCGCTCTACCGGGGCGAGATCACCTACTTCGACGAGCAGCTGGCCGCGCTGCGGACCGCGCTGCAGGCCGCCGGCGAGTGGGAGGACACGGTCCTGGTCGTCACCGCCGACCACGGCGAGAACATCGGCGACCACGGCCTGATGGACCACCAGTACTGCCTCTACGACACGCTCGTCCGCGTCCCGCTGGTCCTCCACGGCGGCGCGTTCACCGGCGGCACCGACCTGGACGACCTCGTGAGCCTGCTGGACCTGCCGCCGACGCTGCTCGACGCCGCCGGCATCGAGGCCCCCGACGTTCGTGAGGGGTTCCACGGCACTTCCTTCCACCCCGACGCCGAGACCCCGGCCCGGGAGTTCGCCGTCAGCGAGTACATGGCGCCCCAGCCGTCGATGGCCGCGCTCGAACGCAATCTGGGTCGGGTGCCCGACGACCTCCGGACCTACGACCGGTCGCTGCGGGCCATCAGGACCGACGAGTACAAGCTGGTCCGCGGCTCGGACGGTTCCGAGCGGCTGTACGACCTCGACGCCGACCCCGGCGAGACGAGCGACGTGTCCGAGTCACACCCGGCGGTCGTCGCGGACCTGACCGACGCGCTCGACGACTGGCTCGACTCCGTCGACGCGGCCGGCGAGCGCGAGTCCGTCTCCATCGGCGCCGAGCGCAAGGCGCGGCTCGAACAGCTGGGGTACCTCCAGTGA
- a CDS encoding LLM class oxidoreductase produces the protein MTDHANRGYRRMFDDDFSVGLFFPITTADGPVPPLGEQTDLAAYAEELGFDALWFRDVPLFWPKFDDAGQVYDPWVFLSHVAANTDDVALATGSVVLPLRHPLHVAKAAASVDRLSDGRLVLGVASGDRPPEYPAFGVDEDDAGELFRESVRTLRTVWAEEYPEIDTPFGSLDGSMDLLPKPTTETLPLLVTGHANQSLEWIGERGDGWVYYQRTAEGVAEQVEEWRDVAGEKPYVQVLHVALAEDPAAGPERIHQGYAAGTDWLREHVRDLRDAGVDHVMVNVRQTDPDRDVRAVLDQFADGVLAEL, from the coding sequence ATGACCGACCACGCGAACCGCGGGTACCGCCGGATGTTCGACGACGACTTCTCCGTCGGCCTCTTCTTCCCGATCACGACCGCCGACGGGCCGGTCCCGCCGCTGGGCGAGCAGACCGACCTCGCGGCCTACGCCGAGGAGCTGGGCTTCGACGCGCTGTGGTTCCGCGACGTGCCGCTGTTCTGGCCGAAGTTCGACGACGCCGGCCAGGTCTACGACCCCTGGGTGTTCCTCTCCCACGTCGCCGCGAACACCGACGACGTGGCGCTGGCGACCGGCAGCGTCGTCCTCCCGCTGCGCCATCCGCTCCACGTCGCCAAGGCCGCGGCGTCGGTCGACCGGCTGTCGGACGGGCGGCTCGTCCTCGGCGTCGCCAGCGGCGACCGGCCGCCGGAGTACCCCGCCTTCGGCGTCGACGAGGACGACGCCGGCGAACTCTTTCGGGAGAGCGTCCGGACGCTCCGGACGGTCTGGGCCGAGGAGTACCCCGAGATCGACACCCCCTTCGGGAGCCTCGACGGGTCGATGGACCTCCTGCCGAAGCCGACGACGGAGACGCTCCCGCTGCTGGTGACCGGCCACGCGAACCAGTCGCTTGAGTGGATCGGCGAGCGCGGCGACGGCTGGGTCTACTACCAGCGCACCGCCGAGGGCGTGGCCGAGCAGGTCGAGGAGTGGCGGGACGTGGCAGGGGAGAAACCGTACGTCCAGGTGCTGCACGTCGCCCTCGCCGAGGACCCGGCGGCCGGCCCGGAGCGGATCCACCAGGGGTACGCCGCCGGGACCGACTGGCTGCGCGAGCACGTCCGGGACCTGCGGGACGCGGGGGTCGACCACGTGATGGTCAACGTCCGCCAGACCGACCCCGACCGGGACGTGCGGGCGGTCCTCGATCAGTTCGCCGACGGGGTGCTGGCCGAACTGTAG
- a CDS encoding cold-shock protein: MASGKVDFFNDTGGYGFIDTDEEDDDVFFHMEDVGGPDLEEGQEVEFDIEQADKGPRATNLERL, translated from the coding sequence ATGGCGTCCGGTAAGGTCGACTTCTTCAACGACACTGGCGGCTACGGCTTCATCGACACCGACGAGGAGGACGACGACGTGTTCTTCCACATGGAAGACGTCGGCGGCCCCGACCTCGAAGAGGGTCAGGAAGTCGAGTTCGACATCGAGCAGGCCGACAAGGGTCCCCGAGCGACCAACCTGGAGCGCCTCTGA
- a CDS encoding aldo/keto reductase produces MADDVHNESDTFDIGGELTVHRLGFGAMRLTGEDIIGRPDDEETARSVVHRAVELGVDFVDTADSYGPGVSERVLREALAEVDAEPVVASKAGLLRHRDGEWLPHGDPDYLHNQVLASKDRLGVDSIDLYQFHRPDPDTDFEDSVHAFAEMKDAGQVDHVGLSNVTVEQLDTARDIVDIATVQNQYNVAYRDDEDVLAACEEYDVGFIPWGPLYTVDDEGVAEVLDEVGEARDASRRQVALAWLLEHSDVTLPIPGTSSVDHLESNVAASQVELTDEDMAKLNDIDSQ; encoded by the coding sequence ATGGCTGACGACGTACACAACGAGAGCGACACGTTCGACATCGGCGGGGAGCTGACCGTCCACCGCCTGGGCTTCGGCGCGATGCGGCTGACGGGCGAGGACATCATCGGCCGCCCCGACGACGAGGAGACGGCCCGCAGCGTCGTCCACCGCGCGGTCGAACTCGGCGTCGACTTCGTCGACACCGCGGACTCGTACGGGCCGGGGGTCAGCGAGCGGGTCCTCCGGGAGGCGCTGGCCGAGGTCGACGCCGAGCCCGTGGTCGCCTCGAAGGCGGGGCTCCTCCGGCACCGCGACGGCGAGTGGCTGCCCCACGGCGACCCGGACTACCTCCACAACCAGGTCCTGGCCAGCAAGGACCGCCTGGGCGTCGACTCCATCGACCTCTACCAGTTCCACCGGCCGGACCCCGACACGGACTTCGAGGACTCCGTCCACGCCTTCGCCGAGATGAAAGACGCCGGCCAGGTCGACCACGTCGGCCTCTCGAACGTCACCGTCGAGCAGCTGGACACGGCCCGGGACATCGTGGACATCGCGACGGTCCAGAACCAGTACAACGTCGCCTACCGCGACGACGAGGACGTGCTGGCCGCCTGCGAGGAGTACGACGTGGGCTTCATCCCGTGGGGGCCGCTCTACACCGTCGACGACGAGGGCGTCGCGGAGGTGCTGGACGAGGTCGGCGAGGCCCGCGACGCCAGCCGGCGGCAGGTCGCGCTCGCGTGGCTGCTCGAACACTCCGACGTGACCCTGCCGATCCCGGGCACCTCCAGCGTCGACCACCTCGAATCGAACGTCGCCGCCTCCCAGGTGGAACTCACCGACGAGGATATGGCGAAGCTGAACGACATCGACTCGCAGTAG
- a CDS encoding cold-shock protein, which translates to MASGSVDFFNDTGGYGFIETEDADDDVFFHMEDVGGPDLEEGQDVEFDIEQADKGPRASNLTRQ; encoded by the coding sequence ATGGCCTCCGGATCTGTCGACTTCTTCAACGACACTGGCGGCTACGGCTTCATCGAGACCGAGGATGCCGACGACGACGTCTTCTTCCACATGGAAGACGTCGGTGGCCCGGACCTCGAAGAGGGCCAGGACGTGGAGTTCGACATCGAGCAGGCCGACAAGGGCCCGCGCGCGTCGAACCTCACCCGACAGTAA
- a CDS encoding Cdc6/Cdc18 family protein, with the protein MSERAELDSESLASRVVAAGVVELSVRGETPAHAGEIRRACNDAMDAVAGEVLGSVTEAEVARTLNELEADGVVEGVREDTSPAGKGRPNYRLVPPADAVRAALADDDRTAGLADRIESLDA; encoded by the coding sequence ATGAGCGAACGAGCCGAACTCGACTCGGAGTCGCTGGCGTCGCGCGTCGTGGCCGCGGGCGTGGTCGAACTGTCCGTGCGCGGCGAGACGCCGGCCCACGCCGGCGAGATCCGGCGGGCGTGCAACGACGCGATGGACGCGGTCGCGGGCGAGGTGCTCGGGTCGGTGACCGAGGCGGAGGTGGCCCGGACGCTGAACGAACTCGAGGCCGACGGCGTCGTCGAGGGCGTCCGGGAGGACACGTCGCCCGCCGGCAAGGGCCGGCCGAACTACCGGCTGGTGCCGCCCGCCGACGCGGTCCGCGCGGCGCTGGCCGACGACGACCGCACCGCGGGACTGGCGGACCGGATCGAGTCGCTCGACGCCTGA